Genomic segment of Halictus rubicundus isolate RS-2024b chromosome 16, iyHalRubi1_principal, whole genome shotgun sequence:
AAATTCGTAACGGACAATGCGGACGAAGAATGGACTGATCTGGATGAAGTTAGCGAAAGTTTACGACAGGTAAGCCATAAATTTGGCAAGGTGTATAGAGACTAAATTATTCACTCTGGTCAACATTTACAAACGTTCAGATACAGAAAGCAAATGAATTGTTGGATAAGATCGACCCGAATCACTTGTCCGATGCTCAGATAGATTTAATCAAGTACAGAAGAAAACTGCTGGACCATTTGGACAAGCTGCTCACCTACGAGATTATATTGGGACCCTCATTAAATTATGATAAGAACTTCTACGAGGAATTTCGCCAGCTTTCGGCGCTCGAGAATGCGATTAGGTACCAACGAAATGATGCAGATTATTTAGAGTACACGGTGGGAGACTTTATACGTCTATTCTGATATTACTTCGTCAAGCGCAGATTCGCGAAAGATGGTGATTGCCGAGGAGTCGAGATCATGTTCACCTATTACGGGGAGAGTTTGTTGCCCCATTGGCTGGCAATTATCAGCTTCTTCCCGGAAACGTTGAACCCATTGAAGTACAAGAAGCTCCTGCCGAAATGCGACACCGATTGCCAATTGTTCTTGCTCGACCAGCGAGAATTAAGGCAAAAGGATTGGTCCGAGAAGACCGAGTTCAACGAAGtggttaattttgaaaatgacgATAAGTCAGAGCTACTCTACGAGTCTGATCCTTCCTTGTCTATTTACAGGTAAATtaactcatttttttttttttttttttttcttaaatctTAAGTGTCAGCTATTTTTTTACACgtgtaacatttttatttaagggATACCTTGCTCAGCCCGGAATTGTTGCAAAAATGGTACGAGTCGAGAGCCTATCAGATCGAGAGGAACAGTTACATAGTCGACAATGCTTTGCAATTAATTAAAATCGCGAAATCGCATAACATTAACAGCTTGGAGAATTTATTGTTAGACCTAGAAACATTGGACGACCTAATTTACAAAGTTTACATAGAAGATCTGTCGTTGGACGAGCTACAGAAATTGTCTAATctagaaaaaatcaaattgTTGATGAGCATGACCACTGAGAAAAGCTTTGTCGATGATTTGAAAAATTTCGTGCTACCATTTATAAAACGAAGACACCAATACTTGGTAGGTATCGACATTAAGAACTCGGGATTAGAGATGTAAATCgttattgaattatttctttttcaGGATGGAGAATTGCAGAGACATTTGTTCAGTGATTATCTGATATGCATCAGCAAAGAGGATCTAAGATTAGCAGTGAAACTGTTCGAGTATTTGAAAGTCTCTCAAGATAGTGAGATTTTGCAAATGATAGAGAACATTGGCACTTTGGCATTGGATTGTATCTATGCCTGCAACGATGCAAATATGTACGAGAAAGCGATCTGCATCGTGGACTCGATTTCGAAAGACAGGGACGGCAAGAGAAGCGGTGGAATAAGTTCGCTTCTCGAGGAACTGGACAGGGAACTCGAGTGTACGAAGATCTTGAATAAATACGGGCTCACGACCACGCTGAATGCGCTTAGAAAGAATAAGACTGATCCCGAGTCTGCGAAACTATTGCTGGTTCAAATGGCGAGAAGCTTGAACAGAACGTAAGGGAACGATGCTCTCCATAATATAAAAAAGTCCCTTTCGCGCCCAGTaacattataatttatatttgttCGAAGGATCGCGCCTCCCGATGAAAAACAGTGGGCGCAATTGCTGAACGACATGCTGGAGATTCACGGTATGATCTTCGCCTGCGTCGACATAGAAATATGTTTCGAGATATGTGTATCGGCGCGACTGGTGTCAGGTGCTAAGTCCAACATACAGAGTTGCGCGGCTCTGATCGAGACCAAGAAGAACGAGCAATCTCTGCTGAAGGTCTCCTACGAGAAGGCTGTGAACTTGATCCTCGAGGCCAGCAGAGAGTATTTCAACAGCTCGAATTCTCTGACCGATGCAAACATGGAGCTTGCTAGGTGGCTACTTGTATTCCTGGCGACCACCTTTCCTCTTAACTGACAAATAATTATCGTTTCAGGGCTTGCCTCCATCTGATTGCGGACGATAATCCACAGATCAAGGAGGAATACGATCTCATTAACTCCCTTCAGATTTTAAACGAGTTCAACATCAGTATACTACCGCTTCAAGTCCGCTTGATGCAAGATAGATTGAagttgatagaggattgcttgAATAGACGCGAGGATGCTCACAAGAGTCGTCAGAGACTGTTGACTCTGGCGACTTATCTGCGGATTGAGATGAATAACAGCAGAGCGAGGGAGGGAAAGGTTTTGGAATTGATCGCGAAGAAAGCACTGGAGGTACGTACTTATTGTTTAGAATTACGTATTGTAAAGCACATTGTTCCAACGCGACGAAACTTCACAGATAAAAGACTTTAGTGTCTGTGCTGCCACGTGCCAGCAACTGATACAGAACAATTACATTCCTGCGTGGACGGTCGTCTTAGATTTAGGATACTGTGATGACTACAATGACTTGAAGACTAGACAAAAATGTCTATGGTTTGTGATAAACAAGGGGCCTAATGAAATACTGAGTAAAGCGCTGGATCAGATACATTTAATAGAGATACAAATGTTGCATAAGGAGTTGGAGTTGTGGATACCACCGTGTGAACCCGACGACCCCGACGATCCCGACGATGCTGATAGCGAAGAAGAGTTCATAGACGCCATGACCACCGTAAGAAATGCAGTACAAAAAGCGTAATACGAATACAGGGTGTAAAGTCTCGAACAGGACACCCTGCACGGAGAAATTTTAATGTATCTCACATAGCCTTAAATTTGCAGCCTCAAGTGGAAACGAAAGATTTCGTTCCGAAGGTGCTGGAAGCCTCCACAGAAATGGTCAAAACTTCCGCGAACATTATGAAAACTTCGACGTTTAGTTTAATAAGAAACATAAGCGATACGAGTTTCTGGAAGTCCAGATTGAAGCTCGGCTTCGAGAGCGGCCAGGACAATGACGCGGAGTACAATGATCAGAAGAGTCACGAGGACCATGACGATATCCAAAGTCTTCCATGTTTTTACGAGAGTTTACACGAAAGATGTAGACTCAGTAGTTTGGATACCAAGTATGTAAACTACTCGATGCCGGATATACAAAATGCGAAGTTGAAATGCTGCCGAGCTTTCCTGAGGATAGCAATGTTAAGCGAGTCCTCTTGCTATGGCTTGGAAGTGAGCGACATTAATCATTGTATGTATTTCCCGATACGTTGAGTACAATGAACGTGgatgaaatatttaaagaactGTGATTCTCCTTGTTTCAGTGTTTTTGGAGTGTGCGAAGCACACATTGCGGGAAGATTGGCTTCTTGGAATGTCTTATTTATTTAGTGTACAAAGAGATTGTGCGAAGGAGACGCAGAATGTCCTAGTCGAGCTACCGCAAACAGAGCTGCACGTTCAAACTGCAATGTATTATTACTCCTTGGAGTTGTATAAGAAATTACACAAGAATACAGAGAATTTATATTTGTTTAATCCATTGAGCCTGATACGGAAGATGATCGATGCGATGCGTAAGTGCAAGGAATCTGAGATGCACGAGAGCTTCAAGTATTGGCAAACACATTTCTTGAATGATCAAGAGTTTTTTGACTCGAATCAGATAATCGAGAAGAAGGATCATAGGACGAACAGTGAGGTGAAGGTGGAGCATAACAATGATCTCATTGAGGGAACTATGCGTGAAGAATTTAAGCAGCAAAATAACTCGACGGAAAACTCTATTTCTCAACTTGATGGCGAAGTCAACAAGAACTACTCTGAGGACAAGGATGATATGGAATGGACAGACGATTGGGGAAAGTTTTCAGACGAGGATGTAGCAGAAACTGCGGGAAACAAGCAGAACATTCCAAAGCAAAAACCGTGTACAGATAATGATATTTCACTGATGAAAGAAATTGGCGATTGTGCTACAGAAGAGGAACGTTTCGAAGCGTTTCAGAGCGTGTGCGACAAAATACAAAGTAGGGATCACTTTTGCGAGATGAAGGATATAGTGTTAAAATGGCCGAAATTTAGCAATCCTGAATACATCGCTGTTGACAAACATCCCATTTACAAAATGATGAAACTGATTAGTGTCTACGACACAGAGACGGACAAACGGaagtataaacaaattttccaaGATTACAAAGACTTAATGGCAGCCTTACCTTCGTTAGACGTAAGTTCTAATAAATCATTTCCTGCCAGTTAGCGGCAAAGTAATTACATGTTAATAATACTTTTAGACGCTTAAAGAGTTCCTGAACAAGGACGAACTTCCTCTAGATCATGCAGTTTATATCAGACTAAACACGGATGATCCGGAGCTTCACGAACAGGCTGTGAATATCCTCAAAGAAAGGCATAAAGTGTGTTTATATTATGTTTGAAGTTTTGTAAGTATTATTGTAATACTAGACGTAGTTATTCATCTTCAATTTTGTTTTTTAGGCAATAACATTGTCGGCGCCCATATTAGAGgcattatttttgaaaaatttaactgCATCTTTCGATCCAAATCACGAAGTATATGGACGAATTATTGAACATGTTCTTATTAATCAATCATTGACGAATACAAGGGAAAACGCGGAATTACTTGTACAGGAATTGAAGGAGAAGAAACATATATCGCACGCTTTATGCATAATTAGATTAATGGAAGATATACCGCCGTCTATGTGCACATTCGATACTTGTTTCGAACTTCTGATGAAGAAATAATTActtatttttttcattatttgttttGGCGAATGATGCGATTTCAAATtggaaaataatgtaaataccCTATACTTTAGTGTGGTATTATTTACCGAATACGAGAAGCGTTTCTGAAAATCGAAAGATGCAACCGATTTCGGCGGATGCAATATCGGCACAAAACTTTTAATTCGCGTGTATATCTTATTACGACTTACGATACACTAAATCCAATttgtatatatttaaaatatttgttacgctaCGTACTTTGTAAATATAAATGTGATATATACATTAGAATTATATCTATCTGGAAAATACCTGTAATTTGTGACAGCTTGCTACTCCCCCCTCTTCGAGACTGTCTGCGCCTCCATGTTTGAACCTTCGAAATTTTGAATCTTCTGTGGCTTACGCACCCATCGACTCGATGTCTTCATTTATCCCAGAGAATCTTCGATTCTTGACGATTCAACTCTCCTAAGAATCAAAACAAAACAcgattaattattttcattttagatACTGTACTTTTTCGCGCTTTTACCGCAACATCGAATTCTGACAACGAAAAGGGACCAATTTCAATTCCGCTTGAAACAATATAAATACTGTCGCAACCGtaacaaaatacaaaaaatcAATTAGAAATGCAAAAGATTTACAATACAGTAAATATACCACTTACGAGGTATACGAGTAGACTACCCTTATACCTTGTCTGTGATTTTATTTTCCCCACTAAATGCGCTGAATGCGATGCAGATGAGATAGAAGTTTTAAATGGCGCTACCTAGCGGAAAAATTTGTAATCATCTGTCGATAAATTTAGCGAACAGTTTGAGGATTTTGCTTTGAACGGAGCAAATGATTCTCGCCGGAACTTACATAGTCTCTAATGAGGAAGGTAGCAGAAATCATTCGTGCCTGAGACGCTCACGCTTGTGTCTGCGCCTGTATCAGCTGTGTCTGAATCTTCTGCGGGCCAAGTGTGAAACGTCTTAATCTACTTTAAATAAAGCCAAAGGATTTAAAATACCACGCGGTAActatacatattttttgtttattatacTTTCTTCTAAGAGATGATTACTCTGTAAACCACAAACGTAAAAGGGAGTAGAGGCACAGACATAAAATCTATTTTCGTAAAATAGGGTTGTCATAAACAGCCCTTTGCGAGTTAATAATAAATTGTGACCAACATACTTTTGCCGAAGAATCGCTTTGTCCATTTAAATAGAAATGACAGAACAATTACGTGAGTAATACTTCGACATACTACATATGTATAAGCATTCGTCTATTGCATGTATCGGGATTTATATTATTGAAACTTTTGCCGTTCACTTCAACTGTATAGATAGCGAACTGTAATACATAGTGTCGGTAACAAAAAAGAGCCGTTAATGACAGGTAGCTTGTcgataaataacaaaaaattcaTTGCATTGAAAATGTTATTTTCTAAGTAAATAATTCGAAGGTTATTTATTTCTGTGTTACAGAACCAGAGGTAACCAAGCACAGTTTTCGCCAGCAAATATGGGATTACATGATGAAGAACGAGTTAGTCAATTTTCCTCTTGGCATATACAACCGTACACCAAACTTCAAAGGTGCGAACAAAGCAGCCGCACGGTTAATAGAGCTGGAGGAGTTCAAGAATGCAAAGATTATAAAGATAAACCCAGATAAGCCTCAAGACACTGTGAGGTTTTTGGCATTGAAAGCCAACAAGGAAATATTGGTTCCAATACCAAGATTGAGATCGCACCTGTTTCTTCATGTTAAACCAGTACCTGGTATGAATAAGAAAGAACTCAGAAGTCTATCAAAAATTTATGGTCTGATGGAAGCCGGTGAACCTCTGGGAGTAGACTCCAAGATAAAGGTACATATTACAGTTGCAATATTCTGCCAGCACTCGGTTGATGTTATTCCTTATATTCTCTCTGTCGTCTTTCAGGTAGACCTTGTGATAATGGGATCGGTATGTGTCAGTCGCGAAGGCTACAGATTAGGTAAAGGCAAAGGGTTTGCAGACTTAGAGTTTGCCACGATGATGAGAATGGGTGCAGTAAATCAGGACACTACCGTCATCGCAACAGTGCACGATTGTCAGGTGTTGGATAGCCTCCCTCCAACATTGTTCAAAGAATACGACGTGCCTGTGGATATAATTGTTACACCGACCCAGACGATAATAGTCAACCCAAGATTGAAGAAACCAACCGGTATAGTGTGGCACATGCTGAGCGAAAAAAGACTGGAGAGCAGACAGGTGTTGCAACAGCTGAAAGAGATGGACGAAAAGTATGCCTTAATTTGTACTGACATTTGCACTAACTGCGTCAACGTGCACACATAAATAAATCATTGTTCTCTAGAGATGGCATAGTAGTGACCTGGAAGCCGGACGATTCCGACGATGCGAAGGTTGGTGTATAGATCAGGAATCTGAATAGGATACAGAGCCTGTTTGTATGGTGATCGTGTGAAATTTGTTTTCAGGAGAAGCCGCAGTACGAAGCGAAGCAACGCCACAGGAGCACGAGGCCGAAAACCAGGATGCAGATCGAGTTCTCTTTAAAGCTATCGAACATCTCCTCCCGAGCGAGAATCCGCGACTTGAAGGACGTTCTGCAGGTACGTGGTGTCAAACCAAACAGAATTGTCTGGCAGGGCTGCCGCGGGATCTGTTACCTTCATTTTAATAAGCTCAAGAAGAAAACCGATTTACCTGAGCAGCCGGTGCAGGTCGACTCGATCATGGCGAACCTACAGGACCTCCGAATCGAAGGAGTCTCTGACGATTTTATAATAGTCGAACCTGCGAAACCGATCTCGAGAATCGAAGTTACCGATGTGTCTGCCGTCTGAGACAGCCGCAGTGCTCCCTCGATGAGCAACTATCTTTAACAATGCGCAGGGTGATTGaaaaactatatatatatatatatcactcTGCGTATCGTTTATGTAATTGCAAAAATCGTGATAAAGTATTTTTTTACAGCGTTCCCGGTTCTGGACAGATTTTCACGGATCAATAGCCGTTTATAACTTTTCTAACGTGTACAAAGCTTCGCAGGTAAAACGCAGGTGTCTGTAGATGCGAGTCGCAAAGTAATCCTCCTCTATTTTGTACATAATTAACTTGTTAAGGCATTTAATTTGTGATCGATCGATAGTCTATCCAGAAAAGACAAACAAGCTTTACTTTTTACGTTCATTTGGTCGAGATCGAATATTTTGTTTGCAATCGTGGTTGGCTAACATGCCCATGACAATATCATAGTTTCGAATCGTGTCGATGATAATTACTGTGATTACGTGAGGAATAGTAAGGGATAATGGATTGCAATGATTTCTCGCGTGACCGGTCACCGGAAGCCGGAGGGCTGGGTGCATATCTGTGTGGCATTCGATAACGCTTATCTAACCCTACAGACTGATGATGATAGTTTAATTAATCGTTAGAGGAAGCTACCCCCCGAGGAAAGTTGCAACTGGAAGAGACAAATAAAAAATACTGTATACATATAATCTAGAAAAATTCTCCCAAAAAGAATCGAGTAACAATTTCCCCTATTATAGAGGGACTTATGAATACGTTAATTGTTAGGGCAACTGTAGTTGTAgatataatttttttgtttgactTCAATATTAACTTTAACGATCCGTGGAATGGTTTGACAGCAACAAGTATGATTTTTACTGCAGCCATTGTTAATTTTAGTTTTATGAAATACTTTTCGCAGGGGGTAGAGTTCGGGACATACATAAACAAATATCGAGTACGTTATTTTTCTGAAGAGAGTATTTTCGCAGAAGGTGAATAGagatataaaattaattctattttcaTGCTGATATAGTGTAACTATACATAGAGACATTGTACCGTCGAGGGATGATAAATGAGCCGCTCGGGTTGTACACGAACGTACCACGAGCGGCAGGAATTAATGAAAGCACCATACAATTAATAATCTATGTGCTAGCATAAAAAGCAATAGTTTTTGTGATATTAACAAACACAATCGATCGTTTTTAAAGTCCGTAGATAATTACTACAACGACCGTTTTTGTTATCGCCGCAGTATTCTGTATCTGCTGGTCGAGTCTTTGATACAAGACATTcttcatttgttttttttttttctttttgtaaactTACTTTCAAGTTAAAAATAAATGGATATTTTTAAGGCTGAATAGAATGGTGTACTTTCTTCCTTGAAACAAAAACCTGGTCCTTCCTCCTTTGTGCTTCGCGATCTAATTTCTCGTACTGTTAGAAAAGTAATTACTCACCTCGGTGAATCTGTCGGCGTTTccttcatttctaaaaaaagtagctggaaattcatttttgttagtaTTCCTTCGATTAGCTCCGGTTCGTCTTCCCTTCCCACTCTTATTTTGTTCATCGATTCGACAAGGACCATTTCGAACTTTAAGCAGTTTCTCACTCCGCTTCCAGTAGACAGAAATTATTTCCGCGATTCAATATTCATTTGCTAGAAAATTGATTTCCACGGTCTGATATCTGTTCCATTAGTCCTAGATATTTATATCCAGAGGAAATTCGCCATTTTCTCGTTGAAGTAtatattttcaagaaaatctgTTTCCGTGGACTAGCGGCCCTTTGCTCAGCTTCTTCCTTTCACTGCTATTCCTTAACGAATCATTTTCGCAATTACATATTTCTTTTCTAGGCGTGGAGTTTCGAAAAGGTTGAATACCCTTCAGAATTGCAGAGGCAACAAAGTTCCCCGTTGAATGAGAAACTTCCCGACGGTCGACCAAGAACTTTCAACGTTCCGTATGGTGTGAGTCGATCGCAAAGCGATTCCCGCCGTCGCCTCTGAACGGGAAATTGCATTAATCTTGATCAAATTTCATGGACGAGGATGTCGGGGAAGCaggaagaaaatgaaaattctttttccaaTAGAAACACCCTTGAGTACTTTGAGTTAATATCCTCGAAAGTAGGCGTGTTCGGCACGAGAAATTCAATGAATGAACGCGATTACCTGTCGTTCGTTATTATCGAGTTTGCGACTCGGCGACTCGGCGACTCGGCGACGCTGCTcgataaataatatataaagggAGAGATGAAAAATGGTTCGCCACCCTTCGAAGATTATTCGCGAACAACTTTGCAATTACTTTCGCGCTTTCTGTCGAATGTGTCTCGCACACGGACGTATCGATTCCCGGAGgtcttcttcgttttttcttCGTGTTCGCAGGGCTCCGTGCTGATTCGTCGCTCTTCGGCAATATTTCATCGCGAAGCTTCCTCCTTGTTCGGTATACGAGCAGAAATTAATTTGCAATAGTTCTAGAAAACTCGGACAATCGTACGGAAACGTACGATACACTTCTCCCGTAGAAAATCTGCCTCAATCGTTGCCTGAAACGCAAC
This window contains:
- the LOC143362257 gene encoding NBAS subunit of NRZ tethering complex isoform X2, whose translation is MVNYNEESNENEPILYELLEYFVRKQEPELIKCKNDAIILPTTGTIKNALRYLNNRYSLPESISQQNNLTLPWKFAISDSGRLLAVLQENVIEIRKAKDEYSSVVGKASVPKDAFPQWRKLSWSPDGTLLVLASSNGYTSFYNALGNNIFNISPKTVSQNPQILEAGDAIVSMIFLKPRTTSEKWAYEFMLITYSGLLKSYHVSLNNGYEANYEFSFGNFYKNGVNAVAYDQKHSLFYVAGNTITQKSTASESGLTSWRPLNDYPYCKLSFAFDNDSTNKSRFYIWNIIPSLSLQPESIIFKIKISPNSQFLTCLHTDGSISLWGLPNLVLQKKWKLSDQPDFNIPNPLGPAKLKKFPPGFTEFHPLDIGWWSEQAIIIARYAGSTSVCATKNLKNLLGMSPEFLAGQPQICELGSDRGFLCLDCETFLTSKKRNRESSVEEVSSESEEEDDELEPVSILNYTTNLMQSTLYSITDIERFQPKRKKSKVLFRTYRILGLKSTTPEELYSRKIDIEEYEEALTLANTYNLDTDLVYQTQWRKSKLSLNAIQEHLSKVTKRSWVLHECVTRVPDTIEAARELLNFGLKGANLETLVAIGTCDNGKFVTDNADEEWTDLDEVSESLRQKANELLDKIDPNHLSDAQIDLIKYRRKLLDHLDKLLTYEIILGPSLNYDKNFYEEFRQLSALENAIRFAKDGDCRGVEIMFTYYGESLLPHWLAIISFFPETLNPLKYKKLLPKCDTDCQLFLLDQRELRQKDWSEKTEFNEVVNFENDDKSELLYESDPSLSIYRDTLLSPELLQKWYESRAYQIERNSYIVDNALQLIKIAKSHNINSLENLLLDLETLDDLIYKVYIEDLSLDELQKLSNLEKIKLLMSMTTEKSFVDDLKNFVLPFIKRRHQYLDGELQRHLFSDYLICISKEDLRLAVKLFEYLKVSQDSEILQMIENIGTLALDCIYACNDANMYEKAICIVDSISKDRDGKRSGGISSLLEELDRELECTKILNKYGLTTTLNALRKNKTDPESAKLLLVQMARSLNRTIAPPDEKQWAQLLNDMLEIHGMIFACVDIEICFEICVSARLVSGAKSNIQSCAALIETKKNEQSLLKVSYEKAVNLILEASREYFNSSNSLTDANMELARACLHLIADDNPQIKEEYDLINSLQILNEFNISILPLQVRLMQDRLKLIEDCLNRREDAHKSRQRLLTLATYLRIEMNNSRAREGKVLELIAKKALEIKDFSVCAATCQQLIQNNYIPAWTVVLDLGYCDDYNDLKTRQKCLWFVINKGPNEILSKALDQIHLIEIQMLHKELELWIPPCEPDDPDDPDDADSEEEFIDAMTTPQVETKDFVPKVLEASTEMVKTSANIMKTSTFSLIRNISDTSFWKSRLKLGFESGQDNDAEYNDQKSHEDHDDIQSLPCFYESLHERCRLSSLDTKYVNYSMPDIQNAKLKCCRAFLRIAMLSESSCYGLEVSDINHLFLECAKHTLREDWLLGMSYLFSVQRDCAKETQNVLVELPQTELHVQTAMYYYSLELYKKLHKNTENLYLFNPLSLIRKMIDAMRKCKESEMHESFKYWQTHFLNDQEFFDSNQIIEKKDHRTNSEVKVEHNNDLIEGTMREEFKQQNNSTENSISQLDGEVNKNYSEDKDDMEWTDDWGKFSDEDVAETAGNKQNIPKQKPCTDNDISLMKEIGDCATEEERFEAFQSVCDKIQSRDHFCEMKDIVLKWPKFSNPEYIAVDKHPIYKMMKLISVYDTETDKRKYKQIFQDYKDLMAALPSLDTLKEFLNKDELPLDHAVYIRLNTDDPELHEQAVNILKERHKAITLSAPILEALFLKNLTASFDPNHEVYGRIIEHVLINQSLTNTRENAELLVQELKEKKHISHALCIIRLMEDIPPSMCTFDTCFELLMKK
- the LOC143362257 gene encoding NBAS subunit of NRZ tethering complex isoform X1, coding for MVNYNEESNENEPILYELLEYFVRKQEPELIKCKNDAIILPTTGTIKNALRYLNNRYSLPESISQQNNLTLPWKFAISDSGRLLAVLQENVIEIRKAKDEYSSVVGKASVPKDAFPQWRKLSWSPDGTLLVLASSNGYTSFYNALGNNIFNISPKTVSQNPQILEAGDAIVSMIFLKPRTTSEKWAYEFMLITYSGLLKSYHVSLNNGYEANYEFSFGNFYKNGVNAVAYDQKHSLFYVAGNTITQKSTASESGLTSWRPLNDYPYCKLSFAFDNDSTNKSRFYIWNIIPSLSLQPESIIFKIKISPNSQFLTCLHTDGSISLWGLPNLVLQKKWKLSDQPDFNIPNPLGPAKLKKFPPGFTEFHPLDIGWWSEQAIIIARYAGSTSVCATKNLKNLLGMSPEFLAGQPQICELGSDRGFLCLDCETFLTSKKRNRESSVEEVSSESEEEDDELEPVSILNYTTNLMQSTLYSITDIERFQPKRKKSKVLFRTYRILGLKSTTPEELYSRKIDIEEYEEALTLANTYNLDTDLVYQTQWRKSKLSLNAIQEHLSKVTKRSWVLHECVTRVPDTIEAARELLNFGLKGANLETLVAIGTCDNGKFVTDNADEEWTDLDEVSESLRQIQKANELLDKIDPNHLSDAQIDLIKYRRKLLDHLDKLLTYEIILGPSLNYDKNFYEEFRQLSALENAIRFAKDGDCRGVEIMFTYYGESLLPHWLAIISFFPETLNPLKYKKLLPKCDTDCQLFLLDQRELRQKDWSEKTEFNEVVNFENDDKSELLYESDPSLSIYRDTLLSPELLQKWYESRAYQIERNSYIVDNALQLIKIAKSHNINSLENLLLDLETLDDLIYKVYIEDLSLDELQKLSNLEKIKLLMSMTTEKSFVDDLKNFVLPFIKRRHQYLDGELQRHLFSDYLICISKEDLRLAVKLFEYLKVSQDSEILQMIENIGTLALDCIYACNDANMYEKAICIVDSISKDRDGKRSGGISSLLEELDRELECTKILNKYGLTTTLNALRKNKTDPESAKLLLVQMARSLNRTIAPPDEKQWAQLLNDMLEIHGMIFACVDIEICFEICVSARLVSGAKSNIQSCAALIETKKNEQSLLKVSYEKAVNLILEASREYFNSSNSLTDANMELARACLHLIADDNPQIKEEYDLINSLQILNEFNISILPLQVRLMQDRLKLIEDCLNRREDAHKSRQRLLTLATYLRIEMNNSRAREGKVLELIAKKALEIKDFSVCAATCQQLIQNNYIPAWTVVLDLGYCDDYNDLKTRQKCLWFVINKGPNEILSKALDQIHLIEIQMLHKELELWIPPCEPDDPDDPDDADSEEEFIDAMTTPQVETKDFVPKVLEASTEMVKTSANIMKTSTFSLIRNISDTSFWKSRLKLGFESGQDNDAEYNDQKSHEDHDDIQSLPCFYESLHERCRLSSLDTKYVNYSMPDIQNAKLKCCRAFLRIAMLSESSCYGLEVSDINHLFLECAKHTLREDWLLGMSYLFSVQRDCAKETQNVLVELPQTELHVQTAMYYYSLELYKKLHKNTENLYLFNPLSLIRKMIDAMRKCKESEMHESFKYWQTHFLNDQEFFDSNQIIEKKDHRTNSEVKVEHNNDLIEGTMREEFKQQNNSTENSISQLDGEVNKNYSEDKDDMEWTDDWGKFSDEDVAETAGNKQNIPKQKPCTDNDISLMKEIGDCATEEERFEAFQSVCDKIQSRDHFCEMKDIVLKWPKFSNPEYIAVDKHPIYKMMKLISVYDTETDKRKYKQIFQDYKDLMAALPSLDTLKEFLNKDELPLDHAVYIRLNTDDPELHEQAVNILKERHKAITLSAPILEALFLKNLTASFDPNHEVYGRIIEHVLINQSLTNTRENAELLVQELKEKKHISHALCIIRLMEDIPPSMCTFDTCFELLMKK
- the Lost gene encoding methenyltetrahydrofolate synthase domain-containing protein lost isoform X1 — encoded protein: MTEQLQPEVTKHSFRQQIWDYMMKNELVNFPLGIYNRTPNFKGANKAAARLIELEEFKNAKIIKINPDKPQDTVRFLALKANKEILVPIPRLRSHLFLHVKPVPGMNKKELRSLSKIYGLMEAGEPLGVDSKIKVDLVIMGSVCVSREGYRLGKGKGFADLEFATMMRMGAVNQDTTVIATVHDCQVLDSLPPTLFKEYDVPVDIIVTPTQTIIVNPRLKKPTGIVWHMLSEKRLESRQVLQQLKEMDEKDGIVVTWKPDDSDDAKEKPQYEAKQRHRSTRPKTRMQIEFSLKLSNISSRARIRDLKDVLQVRGVKPNRIVWQGCRGICYLHFNKLKKKTDLPEQPVQVDSIMANLQDLRIEGVSDDFIIVEPAKPISRIEVTDVSAV
- the Lost gene encoding methenyltetrahydrofolate synthase domain-containing protein lost isoform X2, whose protein sequence is MMKNELVNFPLGIYNRTPNFKGANKAAARLIELEEFKNAKIIKINPDKPQDTVRFLALKANKEILVPIPRLRSHLFLHVKPVPGMNKKELRSLSKIYGLMEAGEPLGVDSKIKVDLVIMGSVCVSREGYRLGKGKGFADLEFATMMRMGAVNQDTTVIATVHDCQVLDSLPPTLFKEYDVPVDIIVTPTQTIIVNPRLKKPTGIVWHMLSEKRLESRQVLQQLKEMDEKDGIVVTWKPDDSDDAKEKPQYEAKQRHRSTRPKTRMQIEFSLKLSNISSRARIRDLKDVLQVRGVKPNRIVWQGCRGICYLHFNKLKKKTDLPEQPVQVDSIMANLQDLRIEGVSDDFIIVEPAKPISRIEVTDVSAV